The Bacteroides ovatus genomic interval GAAAGAAGGAGTGGTAGATTCAAGCCCATTGTCCGACACTCCGCGTCCCGGTAATGCCAAGTTCAAGAAACTCACTCCGGTAGATCCCAACAGCACCAATCCTTATCAGCTGACAGAAGCCGACCGTACTGTTATTGGCAACACTACTCCGAAATTCTCGGGAGGTTTTGGTCTGAATGCTACTTATAAAGGATTTGATATGAGTATGTTCTTCAACTTTATGTATGATTTTGATGTACTGAATGCCAACAAAATTATGCTGACCACTTGGGCGGACAATAAAGAGAACAACTTCCTGATGGACATCGCTTCAGATAAACGCTGGCGTAACTTCGACGACATGGGTAATGAGATCCGTTACAGTCCGGAAGTACTGGCAGAATTCAATAAGAATGCTACCATGTGGAATCCCACTTCCATCGGACGCCCCATCTGTATGTCGTATGCCGTGGAAGACGGTTCATTCCTGCGTCTTAATTCAGCTACCCTCGGTTACACCTTACCAAGTGTGTGGACGAAGAAAGTCGGTTTGAGTAAAGTGCGTTTCTATGTATCGGGCAATAATCTGTTTACCCTTACCGGATATAGTGGTTATGATCCGGAGGTGAACATCGCTACCGGTTTGACACCGAACATTGATTATAACCGTTATCCGCGTAGCCGTACCTATACATTTGGTGCACAGTTGACTTTTTAATTGAAATCTATAAAATGAAAGAACAATGAATAAGAAACTAATATACTCACTCATTGCCGGAACTATGTTCACTTTGACGTCTTGCGATGATTTTCTTGATGTGCAGCCCGCCTCCGGCTTTACTCCCGAGTACATATTTTCCAGCGAATCGGAGATGAAAGCGTTGATGACCCGTATCTACTCTTCCATGACGGAAGACGGATTGTACGGAAGTAACCTTGCCAGCGGTTTGAATACGAATACCGATGTGGAAATGAGTTCGTTCAAGAACAACACTGTCAGTACCAATGGCTCGGATATAGGCTGCTTTGATTCCCGTCCCACCTGGTCGGTATTGAACGCTACTTGGAACAATATCTATTATGCTATCAATTATGCCAACGACTTTTTGCAGGCTGTGCAGGAGTCACCATTGTTTTCCGATAAAGTAACAGGTGATACTCCTTCCGAAACACAACAGATGTATGGAGAAGTGAAAACTCTTCGTGCCATGCTCTATCTGGACTTGATCCGTACATGGGGAGATGTAGTGTTTATTATCAAACCAACGGAAGCGACCGATGACTTCTTCAGCCTGGGTACTACCGACCGCAATGTCATTCTGGAATATCTGATTGATGACTTGATAGCTGTAGAACCGATGATGAAATATGCAGTCGATTTGGATTATGGCGTAGAACGTGCTTCACGCGAATATTGCCAGTCGCTTATCGGACAGTTGGCTCTCTATCGGGGTGGTTGGACTCTTCGTGCCGACAAAGAAGATGTGACTCACGTAGGTTACATGGAACGAGGTGATAACTTTGAACATTATTATGAGATTGCCATCACTTATCTGGGGAAGGTAATCAAAGAAAGCAAACACGACTTGACTCAAAGTTTTGAAAACTTGTGGGTAAATGAATGTAACTGGAAGACTGCCAACAACGATGATGTCATGTTCGCTGTTCCGATGCTGAAAAGTGTCACCAGTCGTTATGGCTATAATATCGGTGTTACTATTGCAGAAGGTAAGCACTCTTATGGCAGCGCCCGCAACTATGTAACTTTCTGCGGTACGTATGTTTATTCGTTTGATAAGGATGATTTGCGTCGTGATATGACTTGTGTACCTTATAAATATGATAAAGACCTGAATCAGGAGATTGATATGGGAGTGACTGGTATGGGTGTTGGTAAATGGTCCAAACTCTATATGCAGTCTCCGCTGGGTGCTTCCAGTGGTTCTAATACAGGTATCAACAGTGTACGTATGCGTTTTGCAGATGTTTTGCTGATGTATGCTGAAGCAGTCAATGAACTTTACGGACCGCGTGACGATGCCAAAGAAGCACTGAAGCGTGTTCGCCGCCGTGCTTTCGATGCGGCTCAATGGACGGATAAAGTAGAAAGTTATGTAGAGAGCCTGACTAATGAAGCAGATTTCTTCCAAGCAGTCATGGATGAGCGTAAATGGGAGTTTGGTGGTGAAGGTATTCGTAAATACGATCTTGCGCGTTGGAATAAATATGGTGAAGTTATCTACAATCTTTATAACGAGATGACTAATTGGGGATTGGTAGCTAACGGAGCTTACGTACCAGGCATTGAGAAAGTACCGTCTAATATCTATTACAAGCAAGTGACGGACCCTGAACATTCTGATAGAAAGGTATTAGACATTGTAGGTATTGACGAATATGGTCCCGGTGTAGGTCGCCCTGCCGGTTACACAGTATTGGAGTATGCGTTGGGATGGAGAGTGTTGAACAAAGAAACACAGCTTTATGAAACGTTGGATGCTATTTCATGGAGTTTCCGTGGATTTATCAACAAGAACAACGATCAATTAGTGAAACCTACCGATCCTGTGAGATACCTGTGTCCTTATCCTGCAAAGGTTATAACAGACCATCGCGGATTGATTCGGAACTATTATGGATACTAATCAGTAAAAAGACAAACGTTATGATAAAGTTATTACGAAAACTTGCAACGGCTATGCTGCCCGCACTCCTTTGCGGCACCCTGTTCATAGGCTGCGAGGCAGATGATAAATATACGAAAGTGGACGACCTGTTCCAGCCCCGGTTTGTATTGGAGAAACCGGAGGTGAAAGCAAACTCTGTGACATTGGTATGGTATAAAGTGAACGATGCTATCTCTTATACGGTAC includes:
- a CDS encoding RagB/SusD family nutrient uptake outer membrane protein; translation: MNKKLIYSLIAGTMFTLTSCDDFLDVQPASGFTPEYIFSSESEMKALMTRIYSSMTEDGLYGSNLASGLNTNTDVEMSSFKNNTVSTNGSDIGCFDSRPTWSVLNATWNNIYYAINYANDFLQAVQESPLFSDKVTGDTPSETQQMYGEVKTLRAMLYLDLIRTWGDVVFIIKPTEATDDFFSLGTTDRNVILEYLIDDLIAVEPMMKYAVDLDYGVERASREYCQSLIGQLALYRGGWTLRADKEDVTHVGYMERGDNFEHYYEIAITYLGKVIKESKHDLTQSFENLWVNECNWKTANNDDVMFAVPMLKSVTSRYGYNIGVTIAEGKHSYGSARNYVTFCGTYVYSFDKDDLRRDMTCVPYKYDKDLNQEIDMGVTGMGVGKWSKLYMQSPLGASSGSNTGINSVRMRFADVLLMYAEAVNELYGPRDDAKEALKRVRRRAFDAAQWTDKVESYVESLTNEADFFQAVMDERKWEFGGEGIRKYDLARWNKYGEVIYNLYNEMTNWGLVANGAYVPGIEKVPSNIYYKQVTDPEHSDRKVLDIVGIDEYGPGVGRPAGYTVLEYALGWRVLNKETQLYETLDAISWSFRGFINKNNDQLVKPTDPVRYLCPYPAKVITDHRGLIRNYYGY